One Onthophagus taurus isolate NC chromosome 11, IU_Otau_3.0, whole genome shotgun sequence genomic window carries:
- the LOC111414363 gene encoding monocarboxylate transporter 7-like isoform X1, which translates to MRDPQFTTYGALRLYGSMRIKLVPPDGGWGWMIALGTIIDFFIIFPIAQTFGLLYKDIFNDLGFTGTQNTLILNTNLAVSNICGIVIGPLIKHYGYRAISFASGIFIVLGLIFTAHSTRFEHFMIAYGIITSLGYGMGLQGFSVALNSYFVKKRSKVNGYVSAIYGLGPILMPQLVSYMMTEFDVKSIMIILAAVAGHVLVAALLLQPVEWHMVPVKEDEINEEEDKFLDSNEYTRSRRPSVLLTDSNISLHAISRLSIDELTGSVCFEQNTGNNNEKYKMLSEKASFWERFIDFMNRTFNFEMLKDPTFVSIVLGLSLDFLSEINCLILIPFIMADFNLTTEQIAIFMSTFAIADIILRFLAPYIAEILNRPERQMLMITLLCLICARSSLLFVNGFVPLLFCAVAIGSCRGARLVYWSLVMPCHVPIEKLPAALGLQFTINGILIFMGGPLLGVIKDVTGTYVKCIYLINLITFMAVLIWSIEFIIKKYKSKKIDKKENCDI; encoded by the exons ATGCGCGATCCTCAATTTACAACGTATGGAGCCTTAAGATTGTACGGAAGTATGAGGATTAAGTTAGTTCCACCTGATGGAGGATGGGGTTGGATGATTGCACTTGGTACAATCATCGATTTT tttataatttttccaaTCGCCCAAACTTTTGGCCTCCTCtacaaagatattttcaacGACTTAGGATTTACGGGAACTCAAAACACGTTAATTCTCAACACGAATTTAGCAGTTTCGAACATTTGCGGGATCGTAATTGGCCcgttaataaaacattatggATACAGGGCGATTTCTTTCGCAAGTGGAATATTTATCGTCTTAGGATTAATTTTTACAGCTCATTCAACACGGTTTGAACATTTTATGATCGCTTACGGAATCATAACCT CATTAGGTTATGGGATGGGTCTTCAAGGATTTTCCGTCGCATTAAATTcgtattttgttaaaaaacgTTCAAAAGTAAATGGTTACGTCTCTGCGATTTACGGTTTAGGACCAATTTTAATGCCTCAATTGGTTTCGTATATGATGACAGAATTTGATGTTAAGTCGATTATGATTATATTAGCAGCTGTGGCTGGACACGTTTTAGTGGCTGCTTTACTGCTTCAACCGGTTGAATGGCATATGGTTCCTGTTAAAGAAGACGAAATAAACGAAGaagaagataaatttttagatagtAATGAATATACAAGGAGTAGAAGGCCCTCGGTTTTATTAACCGActcaaatatttctttacaCGCAATATCTAGACTTTCAATTGATGAATTGACTGGATCAGTTTGTTTTGAACAAAACACTggaaataataacgaaaagtATAAAATGTTATCAGAAAAAGCATCATTTTGGGAaagatttattgattttatgaatagaacgtttaattttgaaatgttgaaaGATCCCACGTTTGTCAGCATAGTTCTTGGGCTCTCTTTGGATTTCCTCTCGGAAATTAACTGTCTAATTCTCATACCATTTATTATGGCTGATTTTAATTTGACCACGGAACAAATTGCTATATTTATGTCAACTTTTGCAATAGCTGatattattttaagatttCTAGCGCCGTATATTGccgaaattttaaatcgacCTGAAAGGCAAATGTTAATGATTACTCTTTTATGCTTAATTTGTGCAAGAAgtt ctttattatTCGTAAACGGATTTGTTCCTTTACTTTTTTGCGCCGTTGCAATTGGAAGTTGTCGAGGGGCTCGATTAGTTTATTGGAGTCTGGTAATGCCTTGTCATGTACCGATTGAAAAATTACCAGCAGCTTTAGGATTGCAATTTACAATAAATggcattttaatttttatgggcgGTCCATTATTGG GTGTAATTAAAGACGTAACAGGGACGTACGTTAAATGCatctatttaattaatttaattacttttatggCTGTTTTAATATGGTCCATcgaatttatcataaaaaagtacaaatcaaaaaagatCGATAAAAAGGAAAACTGTGATATTTAA
- the LOC111414363 gene encoding monocarboxylate transporter 7-like isoform X2, which produces MLRRKLVPPDGGWGWMIAAGVALNFFIIFPIAQTFGLLYKDIFNDLGFTGTQNTLILNTNLAVSNICGIVIGPLIKHYGYRAISFASGIFIVLGLIFTAHSTRFEHFMIAYGIITSLGYGMGLQGFSVALNSYFVKKRSKVNGYVSAIYGLGPILMPQLVSYMMTEFDVKSIMIILAAVAGHVLVAALLLQPVEWHMVPVKEDEINEEEDKFLDSNEYTRSRRPSVLLTDSNISLHAISRLSIDELTGSVCFEQNTGNNNEKYKMLSEKASFWERFIDFMNRTFNFEMLKDPTFVSIVLGLSLDFLSEINCLILIPFIMADFNLTTEQIAIFMSTFAIADIILRFLAPYIAEILNRPERQMLMITLLCLICARSSLLFVNGFVPLLFCAVAIGSCRGARLVYWSLVMPCHVPIEKLPAALGLQFTINGILIFMGGPLLGVIKDVTGTYVKCIYLINLITFMAVLIWSIEFIIKKYKSKKIDKKENCDI; this is translated from the exons ATGTTGAGAAGAAAACTTGTTCCCCCAGATGGGGGTTGGGGTTGGATGATAGCAGCTGGAGTtgctttaaatttt tttataatttttccaaTCGCCCAAACTTTTGGCCTCCTCtacaaagatattttcaacGACTTAGGATTTACGGGAACTCAAAACACGTTAATTCTCAACACGAATTTAGCAGTTTCGAACATTTGCGGGATCGTAATTGGCCcgttaataaaacattatggATACAGGGCGATTTCTTTCGCAAGTGGAATATTTATCGTCTTAGGATTAATTTTTACAGCTCATTCAACACGGTTTGAACATTTTATGATCGCTTACGGAATCATAACCT CATTAGGTTATGGGATGGGTCTTCAAGGATTTTCCGTCGCATTAAATTcgtattttgttaaaaaacgTTCAAAAGTAAATGGTTACGTCTCTGCGATTTACGGTTTAGGACCAATTTTAATGCCTCAATTGGTTTCGTATATGATGACAGAATTTGATGTTAAGTCGATTATGATTATATTAGCAGCTGTGGCTGGACACGTTTTAGTGGCTGCTTTACTGCTTCAACCGGTTGAATGGCATATGGTTCCTGTTAAAGAAGACGAAATAAACGAAGaagaagataaatttttagatagtAATGAATATACAAGGAGTAGAAGGCCCTCGGTTTTATTAACCGActcaaatatttctttacaCGCAATATCTAGACTTTCAATTGATGAATTGACTGGATCAGTTTGTTTTGAACAAAACACTggaaataataacgaaaagtATAAAATGTTATCAGAAAAAGCATCATTTTGGGAaagatttattgattttatgaatagaacgtttaattttgaaatgttgaaaGATCCCACGTTTGTCAGCATAGTTCTTGGGCTCTCTTTGGATTTCCTCTCGGAAATTAACTGTCTAATTCTCATACCATTTATTATGGCTGATTTTAATTTGACCACGGAACAAATTGCTATATTTATGTCAACTTTTGCAATAGCTGatattattttaagatttCTAGCGCCGTATATTGccgaaattttaaatcgacCTGAAAGGCAAATGTTAATGATTACTCTTTTATGCTTAATTTGTGCAAGAAgtt ctttattatTCGTAAACGGATTTGTTCCTTTACTTTTTTGCGCCGTTGCAATTGGAAGTTGTCGAGGGGCTCGATTAGTTTATTGGAGTCTGGTAATGCCTTGTCATGTACCGATTGAAAAATTACCAGCAGCTTTAGGATTGCAATTTACAATAAATggcattttaatttttatgggcgGTCCATTATTGG GTGTAATTAAAGACGTAACAGGGACGTACGTTAAATGCatctatttaattaatttaattacttttatggCTGTTTTAATATGGTCCATcgaatttatcataaaaaagtacaaatcaaaaaagatCGATAAAAAGGAAAACTGTGATATTTAA
- the LOC111414362 gene encoding monocarboxylate transporter 14-like: MVSSKTKIVPDGGYGWMIMIAYGLHQFLSVSLMQAFGLIYKDTFKELGFSATDTALIINTNAAFAMLCGIINGPLLKHLGYRKVSICGAFLTTFGVLLTSWASNFTHFIITYGLIASLGMGMGRSSYPVALNTYFFKKRSKAAGYTLTIAGFGSVLMPQLISFLVYMYGVRGAVLVLGAITGNTFISAILLQPVKWHMKEIEEVDDNNYIDEKKDFNGLSSRRNSVNVEIDTFFGIDTPLGSLMSLVEKEKLHSSPNDSRQKHSLSKSKQSLANLKIQNIDELNEEEEPLRLISNGDKVYNPEQTIEKKKKSSLLKRIGKNIVDTFDLELLKDPIYVNIMLGMSLAVFADLSFSLLIPFIMEDYYFTTQQTATFMSFLSSADICFRFLAPYISDFLNKPPRFMCMVSMFLLIISRFSLLWTNDYYPLLCVAIGLGVVKGFKIVYWSLVMPNYVPIERLGAALGIQMTVNGICIWIGGPVIGVIRDLTGSYRKCIFVINTVTFTTIVMWTIEMVYIKYKSRKN; encoded by the exons atggtttcttcaaaaacaaaaatagttcCTGATGGGGGATATGGTTGGATGATTATGATTGCTTATGGATTACATcag TTTCTATCAGTCTCATTAATGCAAGCTTTTGGATTAATATACAAAGACACCTTTAAAGAATTAGGATTTTCAGCAACCGATACTGCTTTAATAATCAACACTAACGCAGCTTTCGCGATGTTATGCGGAATCATCAATGGACCATTACTAAAACACTTAGGATATCGAAAAGTTTCAATTTGTGGAGCTTTTTTAACCACATTCGGAGTTCTTTTAACATCTTGGGCGAGCAATTTCACCCATTTCATAATTACTTACGGTCTAATTGCAT CTTTAGGAATGGGAATGGGAAGATCATCTTACCCTGTAGCACTTAAcacatattttttcaaaaaaagaagCAAAGCAGCTGGGTACACACTAACCATTGCTGGGTTTGGATCTGTACTTATGCCACAACTCATAAGCTTCTTAGTGTATATGTATGGAGTTCGCGGAGCTGTATTAGTTTTAGGAGCTATTACTGGAAACACTTTTATCAGTGCTATTTTATTACAACCCGTTAAGTGGCATAtgaaagaaattgaagaagtggacgataataattatatagaTGAAAAGAAAGACTTTAATGGGTTATCCAGTAGAAGAAACTCTGTAAATGTTgaaattgatacattttttGGAATAGACACTCCATTAGGAAGTTTAATGTCGTTAGttg aaaaagaaaaactacaTTCATCCCCAAATGATTCAAGACAAAAACATTCactttcaaaatcaaaacaatcGCTTGCAAActtgaaaatacaaaatatagaCGAATtaaatgaagaagaagaacccCTACGGTTAATTTCAAACGGCGATAAAGTTTATAATCCAGAACAGACgattgaaaaaaagaaaaaatcatcgCTTTTAAAACGTATAGGAAAAAATATCGTGGACACTTTTGATTTGGAATTGCTAAAAGATCCGatttatgttaatataatGCTGGGAATGTCTCTTGCGGTGTTCGCCgatttaagtttttctttactcaTCCCATTTATTATGGaggattattattttacaacgCAACAAACTGCCACTTTTATGTCGTTTTTATCATCTGCGGATATTTGTTTCCGATTTTTGGCGCCTTAtatcagcgattttttgaataaaccgCCGAGATTTATGTGTATGGTctcaatgtttttattgattattagtCGATttt CTTTATTATGGACAAACGATTATTACCCACTTCTTTGTGTTGCAATTGGTTTAGGAGTTGTAAAAggctttaaaattgtttattggtCGTTAGTTATGCCTAATTACGTTCCAATAGAACGTTTAGGAGCCGCTCTTGGGATTCAAATGACTGTAAATGGGATTTGTATTTGGATTGGGGGCCCTGTTATAg gaGTTATTCGCGATTTAACTGGAAGCTATCGAAAATgcatttttgtaataaatacagTTACATTTACCACCATTGTTATGTGGACGATTGAAAtggtttatattaaatataagtctagaaaaaattaa
- the LOC111414361 gene encoding monocarboxylate transporter 14-like isoform X1, with protein MHSTKRKVVPDGGYGWIIMIAYALHHFVSIPIMQGFGLMYKDTFQDLGFTATDSALILNTNAAFMMLCGIINGPLLKQLGYRKVSICGAFLTTVGVLLTSRATNFTHFMIAYGLITSLGMGMGMSSYPVALNTYFTTKRSKAAGYTMTIAGLGPVVMPQLISFLLYMYGVRGACMVLGAVAGHTFISAILLQPVKWHMKQIEDENNELNEIIEEKTDNDRSKSRLSSRRNSSESINDEIEIEAIYGIDTPLAGSLMSLAEKERNQSISSRRRFSLSKSKESLAKSKIREINELSEEEAPLQLTSNGGKVYNPEQTIEKKKKPSLLKRIGKNIVDTFDLKLLKDPIYVNIMLGMSLAVFAELNFSLLTPFIMGDYDFTTQQTATFMSLLSCADICFRFLAPYIGDVLKKPPRFMYLLSLFLLIITRFSLLWTNDYYPLLCVAIGLGVAKGVRTVYWSLVIPSYVPIERLAAALGIQMTVNGICIWIGGPVIGFIRDLTGSYRKCIFVINTVTFTTIVMWTIEMVYIKYKSRKTKNTQINIL; from the exons tTTGTATCGATCCCGATAATGCAAGGTTTTGGATTAATGTACAAAGATACATTCCAAGATTTAGGTTTTACAGCAACCGATAGTGCTTTAATTCTCAATACAAATGCAGCTTTTATGATGTTATGTGGAATAATCAACGGACCGTTACTAAAACAGTTAGGATATCGAAAAGTTTCGATTTGTGGAGCTTTTCTTACAACAGTTGGGGTTCTTTTAACATCAAGGGCGACTAATTTTACCCATTTTATGATTGCTTACGGTCTTATTACAT CTTTAGGAATGGGAATGGGAATGTCTTCTTACCCCGTGGCACTTAACACTTATTTTACCACAAAAAGAAGTAAAGCGGCGGGTTATACCATGACCATAGCTGGATTAGGACCTGTGGTTATGCCACAACTCATcagttttttattgtatatgtACGGAGTACGTGGAGCTTGTATGGTTTTAGGAGCCGTTGCTGGTCACACTTTTATTAGCGCTATTTTATTACAACCTGTTAAATGGCATATGAAACAAATTGAAGATGAAAATAacgaattaaatgaaattattgaagaaaaaactg ataACGATCGATCGAAATCGCGACTATCAAGTAGAAGGAACTCGTCGGAATCTATTAatgatgaaattgaaattgaagctATTTATGGAATTGATACACCTTTAGCTGGAAGTTTAATGTCTTTAGctg AAAAAGAACGAAATCAATCAATTTCATCGAGAAGGAGATTTTCactttcaaaatcaaaagaatCGCTGGCTAAGTCTAAAATACgagaaataaatgaattaagtGAAGAAGAAGCACCTCTTCAATTAACTTCAAACGGAGGTAAAGTGTATAATCCGGAGCAGACGattgaaaagaagaaaaagccGTCGCTTCTAAAACGAATTGGAAAAAACATCGTGGATACGTtcgatttgaaattattaaaagatccgatttatgttaatataatGTTGGGGATGTCTTTGGCTGTTTTTGCAGAGTTAAATTTTTCGTTACTTACTCCATTTATTATGGGGGATTATGATTTTACCACGCAACAAACGGCTACTTTTATGTCGTTATTATCGTGTGCTGATATTTGTTTTCGATTTTTGGCACCGTATATTGGTGATGTTTTGAAGAAACCACCGAggtttatgtatttattatcattgtttttattaattattactcgATTTT ctTTATTATGGACAAATGATTATTATCCACTTCTTTGTGTTGCAATTGGTTTAGGAGTTGCAAAAGGTGTTAGAACTGTTTATTGGTCGTTGGTTATTCCAAGTTATGTTCCAATAGAACGATTAGCAGCTGCTCTTGGGATTCAAATGACTGTTAATGGGATTTGTATTTGGATTGGGGGCCCAGTTATAG GATTTATTCGTGATTTAACCGGAAGTTATAGAAAATgcatttttgtaataaatacagTTACATTTACCACCATTGTTATGTGGACGATTGAAATGGTTtacattaaatataaatcaagaaaaactaaaaatactcaaattaatattttatag
- the LOC111414361 gene encoding monocarboxylate transporter 14-like isoform X2, translating into MSCKKLEPPNGGWGWMIMAAHALHHFVSIPIMQGFGLMYKDTFQDLGFTATDSALILNTNAAFMMLCGIINGPLLKQLGYRKVSICGAFLTTVGVLLTSRATNFTHFMIAYGLITSLGMGMGMSSYPVALNTYFTTKRSKAAGYTMTIAGLGPVVMPQLISFLLYMYGVRGACMVLGAVAGHTFISAILLQPVKWHMKQIEDENNELNEIIEEKTDNDRSKSRLSSRRNSSESINDEIEIEAIYGIDTPLAGSLMSLAEKERNQSISSRRRFSLSKSKESLAKSKIREINELSEEEAPLQLTSNGGKVYNPEQTIEKKKKPSLLKRIGKNIVDTFDLKLLKDPIYVNIMLGMSLAVFAELNFSLLTPFIMGDYDFTTQQTATFMSLLSCADICFRFLAPYIGDVLKKPPRFMYLLSLFLLIITRFSLLWTNDYYPLLCVAIGLGVAKGVRTVYWSLVIPSYVPIERLAAALGIQMTVNGICIWIGGPVIGFIRDLTGSYRKCIFVINTVTFTTIVMWTIEMVYIKYKSRKTKNTQINIL; encoded by the exons CACCAAATGGTGGTTGGGGTTGGATGATTATGGCAGCTCACGCACTTCATCAc tTTGTATCGATCCCGATAATGCAAGGTTTTGGATTAATGTACAAAGATACATTCCAAGATTTAGGTTTTACAGCAACCGATAGTGCTTTAATTCTCAATACAAATGCAGCTTTTATGATGTTATGTGGAATAATCAACGGACCGTTACTAAAACAGTTAGGATATCGAAAAGTTTCGATTTGTGGAGCTTTTCTTACAACAGTTGGGGTTCTTTTAACATCAAGGGCGACTAATTTTACCCATTTTATGATTGCTTACGGTCTTATTACAT CTTTAGGAATGGGAATGGGAATGTCTTCTTACCCCGTGGCACTTAACACTTATTTTACCACAAAAAGAAGTAAAGCGGCGGGTTATACCATGACCATAGCTGGATTAGGACCTGTGGTTATGCCACAACTCATcagttttttattgtatatgtACGGAGTACGTGGAGCTTGTATGGTTTTAGGAGCCGTTGCTGGTCACACTTTTATTAGCGCTATTTTATTACAACCTGTTAAATGGCATATGAAACAAATTGAAGATGAAAATAacgaattaaatgaaattattgaagaaaaaactg ataACGATCGATCGAAATCGCGACTATCAAGTAGAAGGAACTCGTCGGAATCTATTAatgatgaaattgaaattgaagctATTTATGGAATTGATACACCTTTAGCTGGAAGTTTAATGTCTTTAGctg AAAAAGAACGAAATCAATCAATTTCATCGAGAAGGAGATTTTCactttcaaaatcaaaagaatCGCTGGCTAAGTCTAAAATACgagaaataaatgaattaagtGAAGAAGAAGCACCTCTTCAATTAACTTCAAACGGAGGTAAAGTGTATAATCCGGAGCAGACGattgaaaagaagaaaaagccGTCGCTTCTAAAACGAATTGGAAAAAACATCGTGGATACGTtcgatttgaaattattaaaagatccgatttatgttaatataatGTTGGGGATGTCTTTGGCTGTTTTTGCAGAGTTAAATTTTTCGTTACTTACTCCATTTATTATGGGGGATTATGATTTTACCACGCAACAAACGGCTACTTTTATGTCGTTATTATCGTGTGCTGATATTTGTTTTCGATTTTTGGCACCGTATATTGGTGATGTTTTGAAGAAACCACCGAggtttatgtatttattatcattgtttttattaattattactcgATTTT ctTTATTATGGACAAATGATTATTATCCACTTCTTTGTGTTGCAATTGGTTTAGGAGTTGCAAAAGGTGTTAGAACTGTTTATTGGTCGTTGGTTATTCCAAGTTATGTTCCAATAGAACGATTAGCAGCTGCTCTTGGGATTCAAATGACTGTTAATGGGATTTGTATTTGGATTGGGGGCCCAGTTATAG GATTTATTCGTGATTTAACCGGAAGTTATAGAAAATgcatttttgtaataaatacagTTACATTTACCACCATTGTTATGTGGACGATTGAAATGGTTtacattaaatataaatcaagaaaaactaaaaatactcaaattaatattttatag